The Aythya fuligula isolate bAytFul2 chromosome 30, bAytFul2.pri, whole genome shotgun sequence region ACGATTACAAATGGCATTCAGCAACATAAACGAAGCAGCCGAAAAGTCCATCAGCAGCCCCTTCCGAGCtggttgctttattttattttcctgacgGCCCAAGCAGAAGGCAGGTGGCATCTTTTAGCATCGCCACATCTGCACGGGGCAGAGCTGGCCCCCATCCatcaccccccccccggggacaAGCTGCCCTCTCCTTGCAGGATGTGATGGAGCTGGACCCGAGTTCCCCCACCTCCTGCACCCATGCTCCTTGGGTGCCCTTTGAGGCCACCCAGAGCAGCCAAACTGTcttaaaaatgctcattttgcAGCTCCTCATCCCATGGGGCACATCAGTTGCCTCCCATTGGCcctaaaaatgccttttttccccaggaaaaccCACCATAGGGTTTTTCCCTGGGGACCCCATCTCCCAGCTGCTTCCATTCAGGGATTTGTAAATGGGAAGAAGTCAAGCGCCTGTGTGCCGCGTTCCCCGAGCTGCTCCATCCCTCCGAGGAGCCTTTTTATAGGATAAACAGCCACTTTTGGGTAATCCTCACTGGGCTCCTCAGCGCTTTATGTCTCTGCTTGGATCTGGAGCGAGCAGAGAGCCCAAAGCcccccatcctcctccccaTGGTGCGTATCCTGAGGCATCTCCTCCACGTGTGCTTTGCTCCCTGGAAGGATTTCCCCAGTTaaggggctggcagcagctttgcACCGAGCACACCAGGACCAAAAAAAGCTCCAAACACACAGGGAAAAGCAATTAAACCACAGGAGAGTTTTTGTAACGGGGAGGTTGGCACAGCTCGGGGCCAGAGCGAGGGATTTGCCATCAGCTGTGAAGGAAGAAGTGGGAAGGGAGCGTGGGGGCGATGGAGCTGGAGCCTGGGATTGCTCTGGGAAGGGAAACGGGATCCCAGGCAgctttttcccttaaaatgcCCCTTCGTTTTGAGCAGAACTGCCCATCTTCCCCAACCCCATCCTTTTCCTGAAGCCAGGACAAGAGGGTTAAAGGGGCCGGGGGCTCCTctcagcaagcagcagggcGTGGGACAAGCAGCTGCCGTGCTCTGAAACCCCTTCCCCAAATCAAACTGGGGATGCTGGGGGTAGCACCACATCCCGCATGGTGGGAAGGGGCTGGTGGCCAGCAGTGGGACCCCCCCAAGGTGTCAGTGCTCTGGCCCTGAgctccctcctggctgcacCCATCAATAATTGCAAGCAGCAATTAGTGCAAAAATCAAACAGCAATTAGTGCAAAAAGTGCACAAGCAGCTTGCATCCAGGACACcgtgcagccctgcaggagggTTTGGAGGCTTCCCAGGGTGCTGGATTTAACTGAGCACCGGCTCCACCTGGATAACGGAGAGTTTTTCCTGGCAGGGAAGGGCTCTGCATCCCTCTGCAACCACTACAAAACACGGTGAGGAGGGGATGGATGCGTTGGGGGAGGATTTGCAGGGGAGCACAGCTGCAAGGCAGCTCAGGTCCTCCCTGCTTTcagcctctgctggctgcagacgCTTTCTGGGAAGCAATTCTCCCCGCTAGCGGTGAAGAATGCGCTTTCATCTCCCAAATGCCAGCTCCATCCATCCTGCTCTGatgaggggaaggaaggagaggatgGATGGAAAAGGGGGgtctctccccagccccctcgTACCACACGTGgtgcttttctgctctgctcctagCCTGAAAGCTTCCAGGCAGGTCTCAGGTgtcagagggatgctgctggtgaAAAAAGCAGCGTGCTCACACGAGGTGGTTCGGCACGGAGCTGCTGGGGTGCTCCGAGCCAGCCCCGTGGAGCTACACACGTGGGTAAAGCAGACTCCTCGCCCTGACGAGCTCCCGGCCTTAATTACAGGATGCCAAGAGCTAACGGGAGTGTGCAAACACTGCGAGGTGCGCCAGCCCCTTCCCTATTcagcagggtttggggctgggctGGATCAGCTGCGGGCTGACAGATTAAATACCTGTTTGCAACAAAAACGCCCCGCGCCAGCTTCCTGAAGCAATTCAGGAGGCAAACCGTGCCCCAAAATacttccccagctgctggcatcCATGGAAATGCCTCGTCCCATCCCAAAACCTCGGGTGCTGcactgctggggggggggcagagatGGCTTTGAGGGACCTGGGTGGCACCaaggggcagcccccagccccttctctCCATCCttgtgcaggaggagggggggggaaaccTGACTCACCCCCCACCACATCAGGgacccagctcctgctgctggcggcGGCTAATTTTAGAGCTTATTTATTAACGTTTTCCACCGTAAAACGTGCATGAAATACTCACCCAGGGTGACGAGGCACTTTCTCGCCAGGGAAGccttaaatatttaagcagCGCTTTGCAGCACCGGCGGTGCCTGACTCACAGCACGACACCAAGATTTGAGCCCAGTTTgaagctctgctgcagctttttgcCCCGTGCCCTCTCGGGGGGGGATGATGGGGGGCTCAACCCCAGGCTCTGAGCAGGGAAGGGACATGGGGAGCTGCTCCAGGGGCTGCTTGTGCCCCATATCCAATGGGGGGAGCAAAATCCTTGCccctttctgtgttttctccccaATAAAGACAGGGATGAAGCCAGGTTGATGACCGGGGGAACCAGCCCGCTCTCATTCTCTTTTATTCCAGCAGCAGCTTAGCACAAAACCCCCACAACCCATCCAGCTCCTCAGCCCCGATCCTATTAGGAGAGCAAAGTGGCTTAGAGAAGCCCAAGGTTTCCACGTGGCTCTTGGGCTGCAAAGCCTTGCACaaaacccccccccaaaaaagaaaaacctctgcGTGGCCCCGAGCgagccagcaccagcccctgctgcaccaggggagcGATTTGGGCCTAAATCCCAAAGATTAAGGGGTTGGGACCGGGACAGAGCCACAGCCATCAAAGCacggccggggagggggtgAGGTCGGGGCTGGATGGGGTCTGCGGGGGAAGGAGCCCCCCAAACATCTCCTGGGAGGCATAGGTGAGGTAGAGGAAGCCGTCCTCGTCCTTGTTGTCGCGATACAGCTCCTGCATCGTGACGGTCATGTTGGGCAGCCCCCTGTTGTTCACCAGCAGGTAGAGGGTCTGCGAGGAGGCCAGGCAGAGACGCGACCTGgcaaggggaggggaggcacgGGGTGAGTTTTGCGGGGGATTGGCGGGGGCAGGACCCCAAAAAACCACCCGGAGGAGAGGTGCAGAGCTCACCCGCatcctcccccagcctcctaGAGCCCGAGCAGATGGGACACAGCACAGGGGGGGTCCCAAACTCGTGGCCAGATGCTGCTCgcttgcagggctggggcaggttGGAGACGTCGGCGAGCAAACGCTCTCAGCTAATTGCAAGAGGCTAATTGCATCAGGCTGAGGCTAATCAAGGCCTGCCCGCTGGGGCAAAtgcctgaagcagcagcttccaatTTGGGTTTTGCAGGATCAGCTGCATCCAGACGGGGGTGTCGATGCCCCCCCCACACCCAAATAAGCCCCCAGACCCCTCCGTGTCCCTCGCCGCTTACCGCAGGGTGACGGCGAACTGGGCCAGGGGCAGGTCCTGGGACACCAGGAATTTGGTCCTGCTCAAGGGGGGGAGGTTCTTCTCCTTCTGGTAGCGCTCCACAaccacctgcagcagggagaagaggctgggggggacgagacaggggctggggggctcaggGGCTTGCAGAGGGGGCgcagggaagcagagctggTCTTTGAAGCTGCTCCTGGGGGGAGAAGGTGCCACCCTTGGGGGTGCCCAAGGTCCTGGAGGGGGACACTGGGGACTCATTTGGGATGCTGAGGTTTGGGGAAGAGCCCCCAGGCTcattttggggggtggggagggagcggggcgcAGCCCTCACCGGGATCTTGTTGGGGTACTTGATGCGGATCTCCGTCACCTCGTGCATCCTGGTGGCTGCGGGAGAGAAAAGGGGGGAGCAGTGAGCACAGCACCACCCACCCCCATCCttcatcctcctcatcctcatcctccacCCCCCAGGGACCCACCCAGGCTCTTCCTCTGCTTGAAGGGACGAGCGCTGCTCTCGGCCTGCTGCattttggggctggaggggcagTGGGGGcaagcaggggctgctggaggggggcagctgctgctgatatagggctggggctgccccagctgcgGGGGGGtaggaggggccgggggggtgaTTAGGGGGgtctgggctctgctgggcaggcagggagtgatggatggaaggaaggaggaaaggaagaaagaaaagggagaaagggagaaagggagaaagggagaaagggagaaagggagaaaggaagaaagaaagaaagaaagaaaagggagaaggagagaggaatggatggaggaaggaaaggagggaaggaaggagggatggaaagagatggaaggagtaaaggaggaagggaaggaaggaaggagagatggatagaaggaaagagggagagatggatggagggaaggaTGGATagaagaaggagggagggaaggatgggaggaggaagggaaggcaggaaggaaagaaatggaggagggagggatggaggaaggaaaggagggaaggagggatggaaagagatggaaggaggaaaggaggaaggggagaaggagagagggatgaatggaaggaaggacagatggaaagagaaaatgaaggatggatggaaggagggagggagggaggaatagaagaagggaaggaggaaaggaaggagggaaggatggATGCAGGATGGAAGGAAAGAGGgatggaaggagggagggaagggaagggaagggagaaggagggagggagggaggaggaaggccgTGTGGCTGGGAGGCTGCAAGCAGGCGAGAGCTCAGTGCTGGGGTCAGCAGCCTCCCCCTAGCACCCAGCCTCGCACctttgggtgctgctggtgccgcCAGGAGGAGACGCTGAAGCGCGGTCCCCACGGGAGAGCACGCTGCTGGTGTTGTTCAGGCAATGCCAATTCCTTGGGTCAGGCGAGAGGCGgcttttggaaaccaattagccCTCATTACGCCAATTAGAccctgtttgtcttttttttctctttcctcctttttttcttttttcttttttttttttttttttttttttttttttccagagtcaCTCATGCGCGCTAACCTTGGGAAgcgaggaggagagggaagcagcCCAGCTCATTTAGACATGCCAGGGACTGAAATTGGCCTCGCTTAAATGAGCTCCTTGGCATAACGAGGCCATTTCGGGCTGCGGGAGGAAGGCGCTGGCAtcggaggagcagcaggagggaggcagaaagCCAGGGGCTGAGGTTTGGGGGTCCCGGGACACTTTAGGGACCACTCGGgatcctggggggggggatcAGCATCTCCCCCACCCCGtgctttggctgctgctgtccccacgcTGTCCCCGTGGGCGCCGAGCATCTCAGCCAAGCAGCATCCCCGGCACTTtgggtgcagcacagcacaatccatcatccctttttttttttttttggatgtgtttCATATACATATCTAATATATTTTGCTGTTCTGCAATATATTAGACTGTATTACTTTGCCGTAAAAAATCCCTCAGACACGCTCATCACTGGTTTGGAAAATTACATTAGCGATATATATTCCATCTGTGTAGCGAGTTAAGCCATTATAAATTTATACCCCTAATAAATTTAATTCTCGAAACTTTGCGTGGGATTcagagggggagaggggcaTTTTCCTCCCAGATGATTCCCGAACAATAAGCCAATAAATATTAAAGCGCCTCGCAATTTGCTAATAAAAGGAATCGATTACTGCTCTCCGACTTAATTCTGCTCCCAGGCAGGTGCTAATGACTTTCCTGAGAGCAGAAAAGTCAcgaatttaaaataaataaataaataaaggatctccatttaaaaatcagttcatTAACGGTGAGCATCTATTATTTATCAGTTTAATTTCCAAATATTGCTGCGATGCCGGGCTGGACCCTGGGATCCGGGGTCTTTGTGGAAATGCGATGCTTTCATTAGCTCGAGCTAATTAATTAAAGGTGGAAGTAAATTGGTTTTCctgattgggggggggggcatgcTCAGCCTTGGGGTGCTCATCCTGTGAGGATGGGGGGCTCGATTTgggggaaatgggggaaaaaaacccaTTGTGGAGGTGGCTTTTACCCTGTGGGGGCACGAGGAGCATCCACGAGGAGCCCCCAAGCTTCCCGACTGTAATTTCCTCGGAGAGCAAACAGCGCCGGAATAATccaaataaaagacaaaaagcaggcGTCGGGGCCGGGatatggggagggagggaggaaggcgGAGGTAAAATTTATACCTGcagcttccccagctgctggctggcatTGCTGGAAGCAGGAGCTCATCTGTATTCCTGCCTGCTCCGCTCGGGGCCCTGGCGGAGcaaatttcagctgaaactcATAAATAAATCCTCTTCTGCCCAAGTTAAGTTTTATTCATAGCTCATTTCGTGATacactggaattaaaaaaaaaaaaaaaatccccctaGGTTTGGATTTAATCtcacattaaatattaaagggGCAGGCTGGCCAAGGGTTGGGGGGCgggaggttttggggggctCTGGGGTGTGTTGATGGGGTGTTGGGGTAAGAGGTAGATGCTGGCTGCTCCATGGCATCCCCACCCCTTTCCCAATCCCAATCCTCATCCCTATCTCCATCCTAGCTACATCTCCATTCCCAGCCCTATTCCCATCCCaaccccatccctgtccctattcccatcccattcccatcccatccccaacACAACCCTATCCCCATCTCAaccccaccccaaaccccatcCTAaccccatctccatccccattCGCACCCCAATCCCAACGCCATCCTgatcccatcccaatcccaaccTCAACTTCATCCCCAACCCATtccaatcccatccccatcccaactCCATCCCAAACCCaactccatccccatcccatcccaatcccaatcctatccccatcccatccccatctcaTCCCAACCCCAACTCCATTCCCatcccaaccccatccccatcccatcccaaccccaactccatccccatcccatcccaatcccaatcctatccccatcccatccccatctcaTCCCAACCCCAACTCCATCCCTATCCCATCCCAACCCCAATCCCAACCTCAACCCCAACTCCATCCCTATCCTATCCCAACCCCATCCCAACCCCAttcccaaccccaaccccaacccatCCCAattcctcctccatccccaccccatccccatccccatctaACGACACAATTTAGGCTGCAGCTCCGTGCATTATGGACAAAATGTCCGTGCGCACTACACTTGGGCTCGCTGCCTGTTTGAGCCACGGCGCCCAGCCCCGACCAGTCGCCCACCAGCGgggtggtgctggtgggaggCCCGGCCTCACCCGGGGAGGATGGAGGCTGCTGATGGAtggcttcctccagcagcagcccccgaCCTCGCCGCTATCTCCAGCGGCCATAAATCCACCCGGGGCCGCATCTCCCGCTCCCGATGGATGCTAAAAGCccggagcggggagcggggaggtcCCGTGGGGAGGCTGAGGTGTAAATCTCAACGCGCCGGAGGCTGGCGGAGCGGAGCCCGGcgctcgtttttttttttcggtgGCCGGTTTTAGCTCCCGCTGCTCCCCGCTTCCCTTCCATAAATAAGCCTCAATTATCGAGCTCCCGCTGCCTTTCGTTTCGGGGGAAAGTCCCCGGCGGGCCGTGACGGGAGCGGCGGCTGCGAACACAACAATAAGTCTCTGCAGTAAACATGATTAGCGCCGAATCCCCGGCTCGGGCGGGCGCGGGGGTGTGGATCTGCTGACGCTTAATGACGAAGCTCGTTAGTAACGGGAGGGCTGGTGCCTGGCGAGCCTTGGGACGCCACCTTCGCATCCCTCATAGCCATTCTGGGGAGGTTTTCGTGGTTTTGGGGCACTTTTTGTATGCATTGGAGGGGGGGAGTGAAGAAACCATCCTATTATTGGGGGAAATATCGGGGGAAAATGCCCAGCGTGGTGCTGAGTCCCCAGCTGGGATGGGAGCGGAATAACCAATGCGCCTCCCGGCCGGGCTGCGCCTTCGCAGGAATCACAATCGGCTGGAAAAACCCAGCCTGCAGGATGAGTGATTTCGGGCAGGGCGtcaggctgctttccagcaggctTTCTCCACGTGTCAGGTTATTAAACACCCTGCGTtcggtttatttatttttttttttcattttttttttttttacccccccccccccccccttcttccccATTCGCAGCCGTTCCGA contains the following coding sequences:
- the LOC116500058 gene encoding microtubule-associated proteins 1A/1B light chain 3C-like; its protein translation is MQQAESSARPFKQRKSLATRMHEVTEIRIKYPNKIPVVVERYQKEKNLPPLSRTKFLVSQDLPLAQFAVTLRSRLCLASSQTLYLLVNNRGLPNMTVTMQELYRDNKDEDGFLYLTYASQEMFGGLLPPQTPSSPDLTPSPAVL